The window TTCAATGACACTCGACCCAAACCCCTCCCGGTATGTCGGTAAACAAAAAACGTCTCCGGCTTTAAGCAAGCGTTCCGGAAAAGGGGTTTGACCATAAAACATCAAGTTAACCCCTGGCTTTAACGATGGCATATCCTCGACCATACTAACACAATTTCCCTCATCTCTTCCAACTAATAAGAGGAAAACATTTTCGTAAGTGTCAGCGAGTTTTGCAAAGGCATTAAGTAATTCTCTAATTCCTTTGTCTATACATAGACGCCCCAGAAACACAAAAACAATCGAACCGTCAGGTATGCTAAGCTCTTTTCTAACAGCCAAACGGATCTCTGGATTTGGAGAAAATCTCTCTAAATTAACCCCACAAATTGAACCAGAGGCAAGGACAGATGAATTGTTATGATTAAGGACCCCTTGCTCGATTAAAAAACGGCGTTGCCCTTCCCCATCAACTAATAGATTTGTATCAAGCAGAGCGATTAACTTATCCATCATTCGCAGCATAGACCTCATGAGACCGGTACGGGTTGCCCAGACCTGTCCGGTGAAAATATGAACACGATTCGGAACTCGCGCAAAAAAACCGGCAAGTGCAGTGAGTAAACCAGCTTTCGGAGTTACCGAATGAACCACAGAAAATTTCATCTTCCTGAAATAGATGAAAAGAGAGACAAAAGCCTTAAAATCTCTGTATAGACAAATATTACGTATAATTTTAATGTTCTTTGCCTCTCTTATTTTAAGACTAGAAAGTTGCGACTCGTTATCCAAATTAGCGACAATATATATATCATAACTATTAGATAGTTTATAAATAGGATCCTTAAGAAAAGAGATTGCAGATCCCGGACTGGAAACAATAAAACATATCTTTTTCATATTTTATCAGATTCCTTTATTATGCAAAAACTGAAGAATTCTATGGGGAAATAAAGAAACGACAATTGGCTTAAAGACATACGGCAAACCTAAAGGAAGCAATCCTAAACTCTTAAACCCCTTATAACGAACAATAGCCTCATTTATTCGATACTTAATAAGGCGTCGTTTTTTCATTCCATCTAATGGAAGATAATAACGATATAAAGCTTCCT of the Candidatus Margulisiibacteriota bacterium genome contains:
- a CDS encoding glycosyltransferase, whose translation is MKKICFIVSSPGSAISFLKDPIYKLSNSYDIYIVANLDNESQLSSLKIREAKNIKIIRNICLYRDFKAFVSLFIYFRKMKFSVVHSVTPKAGLLTALAGFFARVPNRVHIFTGQVWATRTGLMRSMLRMMDKLIALLDTNLLVDGEGQRRFLIEQGVLNHNNSSVLASGSICGVNLERFSPNPEIRLAVRKELSIPDGSIVFVFLGRLCIDKGIRELLNAFAKLADTYENVFLLLVGRDEGNCVSMVEDMPSLKPGVNLMFYGQTPFPERLLKAGDVFCLPTYREGFGSSVIEASCLGLPVICSDAYGVTDAMIDEVTGIRCQVKDVQSLYIAMMRLYSDPELRIKLGSNGRQRVLDYFSSNIVTNEWISFYKSLLNKS